The genome window CAGCGCGTGAGCGCGATCAACTCCTGGACCAGGGAGATGAGGGTAAGGCAGGAGCCAAGCGATTGCAGGTATTGCGTCGATCCGACGCTGACTAAATACTGTATCGCTCGTTATGATTTCGAACCGATGGACTGGCAGGGCTGGACGGGATTTGACAACACCGATCCTGGCCTGTTCTGGCACGCCGACAATTATGTTGGAAGCACATTGAGTTCGGCGCCCGTGCCGCTTTCCGGAAACCAGTCAGGCTGGTGTGGTGGTGGCAGCAGCGCTGTTCCGATCACAGACTGGAAGACTCCGTCAGGGTATGCCAACAACTGGGATCAGATACTGGGCAGCGATGATATCTTCTTTGCCAACGACGAGAACCTCACACTTGAGTACATGTTGTATGTTGATAGTGAAGTCGGAAACGACTACATGGTTGTCGAACTTATGGACGTTGTCACAGGCATATGTACGATTATCGACGGACCCTACTCGGGAATCGCATACCTCACTCCTACGGTGAACTTCACCGTGGTTGCCGGCACATACAGCATACGCTTCAGGTTCATCTCGGATTACGAATGCAGCGATGAGAGCGGCTGTTTTGATTCCGACGGAGGTGTGCATATCGATGAGATAATGCTAACTGATGGCACAGGAATCATAGAATACGAAAACTTCGACACCGCCGCGTCAGGGGCTCGAGACGTGGATGGTGACGGGAACGGAATATGGTGGCGCGCGGCCACTAACAGCTTCGGCCAGTATTCCGGTCTCATAAGCGGCCTGATGGACAAGGACCCCTGCTACGACAATTATGGCACTCAGTTAATATTCTTCAACGGATCAATTTATCCGAGTGCTTCATATCCGGGGCTCTTCGAGACACCGTTCTGCTATTCTTCGAGCTGTCCGCCTGATCGATGCCAGAACGAGATGATAGTCTCTCCAGTGATCGATATGACCATGTATTCGATCGGTTGCGACGAAAATCAGACTGCCTCTATCCCTGCCGCCGACCTTTCGATCCTCGGCGGGACTTTACTGGAATTCGATGTATATAGAGATCTTCCAGTGAACTTTCTTTTCTATTACTACTGGAAGGTCCGGGATACAGACTCTGCCGGTAATCCGCTAGGACCCTGGCAGGACAGGGGATTCCTCTATTACGGAGGCAGCGACAACAGCGGATACTCGGAAAATGATTATCTTGCGAGTGGTCATAATATCACCGACATGATCTCCAGCGACTATATCCAGGTAGCGCTTGGGGTCGTCGACATGAGAGACCTGTTTTTTCCTGCTTATGGAAGTGGGGCCTCCCATACTCCGTCCCCGTGGTTTGATAAGGTTCAGGTGACGCGGTTCGAGGCGGAGGGCCCTCGCTTCTTCTACCGTTCCGTGGACCTGTTCCAGGATAACTTCGCTGACCCCGATGTGACATTTGCAAAGGCCGACGCAGCTATTGATGTAAATCCGATCTCATTTCCGGTCATAAATCCCCGTGACTGCATTCGCATTACCTGCGATTCGCCTCATGGTGGAGGTATAGCGATAGACGCGAGCAGCAATCCGGAAGTGTACATGCATGTCAGGGCACTCTATATAGGACCTTTCGGATATCCGAATCTGTCCGGCCCGATGCTGGAGGGCGACTGTGGGCATTATTTGTCTCATGGCCCTTTCTGGACGGTCATCCAGGCCGATCCATGCATTTGCGCCTGCCCCGACTGGTACGGCGAAGATGTTTATGAGTTCGACTTGAACGATTCGCTTTTCTCTTCGGGGTACATGGTCGAGTATTATTTCAGGGCCAGGGATACTGCCGGTAATACCAGTTATTTGCCGGCAGACGCGAACACCCTGCCCGACCATCCCATGACTTATTACGGCAGGTCGAACTTTTTCGAGTTTACCTGTCTGCCAGTTGGAAAGAGCGATATTCTGTACGTGGACGATTTCCACGACAGGCTTTCGCATAACGGGGAAGTGCAGGACAATTTCGACGACGCCTTCGTCGCAGTCCTTTCTCTGGCGGACC of Candidatus Latescibacterota bacterium contains these proteins:
- a CDS encoding T9SS type A sorting domain-containing protein codes for the protein MKRTLFVVLAVCLLVIPTQRVSAINSWTREMRVRQEPSDCRYCVDPTLTKYCIARYDFEPMDWQGWTGFDNTDPGLFWHADNYVGSTLSSAPVPLSGNQSGWCGGGSSAVPITDWKTPSGYANNWDQILGSDDIFFANDENLTLEYMLYVDSEVGNDYMVVELMDVVTGICTIIDGPYSGIAYLTPTVNFTVVAGTYSIRFRFISDYECSDESGCFDSDGGVHIDEIMLTDGTGIIEYENFDTAASGARDVDGDGNGIWWRAATNSFGQYSGLISGLMDKDPCYDNYGTQLIFFNGSIYPSASYPGLFETPFCYSSSCPPDRCQNEMIVSPVIDMTMYSIGCDENQTASIPAADLSILGGTLLEFDVYRDLPVNFLFYYYWKVRDTDSAGNPLGPWQDRGFLYYGGSDNSGYSENDYLASGHNITDMISSDYIQVALGVVDMRDLFFPAYGSGASHTPSPWFDKVQVTRFEAEGPRFFYRSVDLFQDNFADPDVTFAKADAAIDVNPISFPVINPRDCIRITCDSPHGGGIAIDASSNPEVYMHVRALYIGPFGYPNLSGPMLEGDCGHYLSHGPFWTVIQADPCICACPDWYGEDVYEFDLNDSLFSSGYMVEYYFRARDTAGNTSYLPADANTLPDHPMTYYGRSNFFEFTCLPVGKSDILYVDDFHDRLSHNGEVQDNFDDAFVAVLSLADQPDRFDVNGPSSMVSNSLASRATLPNLLENYRIIIWDSGNLRNGTICDGTTGDKSRDCQLLHDWLDNSSLEPCLWVLGDNVAWDLTAHATSFAAGALMTGQCGVQLVRDSYYDHFVLDDETPMVGTTAGSIFNPTLDPFCVYGSCPVINAFDVIEKTVGSSYALQYPASSGTNQYAAINNSFTNFAMAEARTIWFGFSYMYTRGCEAVPQTRFKLVEDAMIYFYQATNPSITGDEDEVPVFRTSLSQNYPNPFNPVTSISYSLRVGGQVTMRIYDVTGRLVNTLIDGTKDAGPHQ